The Lichenihabitans psoromatis genomic interval TGCCGCTTCTCGTCGATGAGCAGCATCCGCAGCACGTGGCGCTGCTCGAAAGCTGGATGAAGAGCTACAAGGCCGAAGAGCTGTTCGACCGGAACGGGCGACTTATCCCCGAGCTGGCGGAACTGGCGCCGAAGGGCGACCGCCGGATGGGCGCCAATCCGCACGCCAACGGCGGCCTGCTCTTGCGCGACCTGCGCATGCCGGACTTTCGCGACCACGCGGTGACTGTTCCTGCGCCTGGTGCCGTCATGGGCCAGGACACGCTCGTGCTGGGGCATTTCCTGCGCGACGTCGCCAAGCTGAACCAGGAGCGACGGAACTTTCGAATCTTCGGCCCGGACGAGACACTCTCGAACCTGCTGGGGGCCGTCTTCGAGGTCACCAACCGGCAGTGGGATGCCCGAACGGAAAGCATGGACGAGTTCCTCGCGCCGGACGGTCGCGTCGTCGATTCCATGCTGAGCGAGCACCAGTGTGAAGGCTTTTTAGAAGGCTATCTGCTGACCGGCCGGCACGGCCTGTTCAACAGCTACGAGGCGTTCATCCGCATCGTCGACTCGATGTTCAGCCAGCACGCGAAATGGCTGAAGGTCACGGCGGAACTGCAGTGGCGTCGCAATATCGCCTCGCTCAACTACCTGCTGGCTTCACACGTCTGGCAGCAGGACCACAACGGCTTCACCCACCAGGACCCCGGCTTCATCGACCACGTGGTCAACAAGAAGGCCGACATCGTGCGGGTCTACCTGCCGCCGGATGCCAATTGCCTGCTGTCGGTGTTCGACCACTGCCTGCGCAGCCGCCACTACGTCAACGTGGTGGTGGCGGGCAAGCACGCGCTACCCCAGTGGCTCACCATGGAGGCCGCCGTCATCCATTGCACGGAGGGGATCGGCATCTGGCAGTGGGCGAGCAACGACCAGGAGGGGGAGCCGGACGTCGTGATGGCCTGCTGCGGGGATACTCCTACGCTGGAGATCCTGGCGGCCGTCTCAATCCTCCGGGAGCATCTGCCAGAGCTGAAAATCCGGGTGGTTAACGTCGTCGACCTCATGCGGCTTCAATCGGCGAGCGAGCATCCGCACGGCCTCAGCGACGCGGATTACGATGCGCTCTTTACCACCGACAAGCACATCGTCTTCGGCTACCACGGTTACCCCTGGCTCATCCATCGGCTGACCTACCGGCGAACCAACCGCAACCTGCACGTGCGCGGCTACAAGGAAGAGGGCACGATCACGACGCCCTTCGACATGCGTGTGCAGAACGATCTCGACCGGTTCCACCTCGTCCAGGACGTCGTGGATCGCCTGCCGCACCTCGGCAGCCGGGGCGCTTACCTCAAGCAGTTCGTCAGGGACAGGCTGATCGAGCACAAGCACTTCATCGAAAAGCACGGCAAGGACATGCCGGAAATCGTCAACTGGACGTGGGGAAAATCCACATGAGAATCCAGGAGCTCGCCGATACGGCAAGGGCGTTGGTGGCCGACCACAAGGGGCTGCTGGCGATGGACGAGAGCAACGGCACCTGCAACAAGCGTTTCGCCAAGCAATGCATTCCCCAGACTGAGGAGGCCCGGCGCGCCTATCGCGAGCTGATCGTGACGACGCCCCATCTCGGCGAATGCATCAGCGGCGTGATCCTCTACGACGAGACCATCCGGCAGAGCAAAAAGGATGGGTCGCCGTTTATCGAAGTCATCCGAGAGGCCGGCATCATCCCCGGCATCAAGGTCGACATCGGCGCCAAGGATCTGGCGGGTCATCCCGGCGAGAAGATCACCGAGGGGCTGGACGGTCTACGGGACCGGCTCAAGGCGTATTTTGCGATGG includes:
- a CDS encoding phosphoketolase family protein encodes the protein MDAPPLTREPPSSTASTGTPEKRGTLGSDELRKMNAYWRAANYLSVGQIYLYNNPLLREPLTLDHVKPLVVGHWGTTPGQNFIYVHLNRVIKKYDLDMFYIAGPGHGGPALVGNTYLEGTYSEIYPDISQDEAGMKKLFTQFSFPGGISSHVAPTTPGSIHEGGELGYSLSHAFGAAFDNPALIVACVIGDGEAETGPLATAWQSNKLLNPVSDGAVLPILHLNGFKINNPTILARIEHEELEQFFRGCGWIPLFVEGDDPDTMHELMAATVEKAVEQIHLIQKTARTDPSAARPRWPMIVLRSPKGWTGPKVVDGLRIEGTSRAHQVPLLVDEQHPQHVALLESWMKSYKAEELFDRNGRLIPELAELAPKGDRRMGANPHANGGLLLRDLRMPDFRDHAVTVPAPGAVMGQDTLVLGHFLRDVAKLNQERRNFRIFGPDETLSNLLGAVFEVTNRQWDARTESMDEFLAPDGRVVDSMLSEHQCEGFLEGYLLTGRHGLFNSYEAFIRIVDSMFSQHAKWLKVTAELQWRRNIASLNYLLASHVWQQDHNGFTHQDPGFIDHVVNKKADIVRVYLPPDANCLLSVFDHCLRSRHYVNVVVAGKHALPQWLTMEAAVIHCTEGIGIWQWASNDQEGEPDVVMACCGDTPTLEILAAVSILREHLPELKIRVVNVVDLMRLQSASEHPHGLSDADYDALFTTDKHIVFGYHGYPWLIHRLTYRRTNRNLHVRGYKEEGTITTPFDMRVQNDLDRFHLVQDVVDRLPHLGSRGAYLKQFVRDRLIEHKHFIEKHGKDMPEIVNWTWGKST